From Tursiops truncatus isolate mTurTru1 chromosome 13, mTurTru1.mat.Y, whole genome shotgun sequence:
ggcggggctgggccgCCTCCTGCGCGCACGGCTGCCAGTTGCCGCTCCAGCTCGCGCACCACCAGCCGCAGGTAGTCGAAGCTGGCCCGCGACAGCGCCTTCACCCAGCCCTCCATGGCGGCCTGGCTCTCGGCCGCCAGCACGTAGGTGCGGGCCCGGGCCCCAGCGAAGCGCACGGCGAAGGCGAACTCCTCGGCCGCCTCCACCAGCTCCACAGTGCAGCCCTCCAGGATGATGACGCCCACGGGCTCACGGCTGGCCGCGTCCTCGAAGTAGAAGAGCATGTTGCCGCGCAGCACAAACCAGCGGCGGTGGTAGGCCGCATGCCGGCCGCCCTTCTTGTACAGGAAGCCCGCGTTGTCGGCCGGGGCATCGCAGGTGGCGTAGAAGGCCAGGCTGCGCTCGTTCAGCTTCATGGCGGCGGGGCCTGGGGCCTCGGAACCTGTCCCCACCGGGGCGGCAGTTATTCACGCAGCCACCGCCTCGGGTGATCTCACACCACCCTCGGCTGCCACAGCACTCATCACccccgtttcacagatgaggaaactgaggctcaaggaccAGAAGCAGCCTGCCCAGACTCACACAACTCTTCAGGAGCAcagccaggactcgaacccgggTCTGACTGGCCCCAGAAGCCAGGCTGGTAACTCTCCTGCTGTCCTACCTCCCCCAAATAATGTTGAGGATTCCTAGGGCATGCcaagcattttatatatgttaactcatttaatcgcAAAACAAACCTTAGGTGGCAGAGACTAGCATTACCCCCGACGGGGAAacaaagttcagagaggttagtcACTGGCCCAAGGCCAAAAAGCAAGTTGGGCTGAGCTGAAATCCAAACCCAGGCCTCATTTCAGCTGCTGCTGTTTCCATCATCCCCAGGTTCCAGACCAGCTGACCTTTTGTGGTCAGGTTCCAGCTCTGCTGATTTCATAACTTAGCTTTGACTTGCGGGTCCATGAAACAGGGATAAATAGAACCTATTTCAGAGGACTGTAGGGacttcattcatcaaacatttattaagcacctactgtgttccaggcactgttctaggcactagcAGTAAACAAGATGGAGAGGGTTGCTGTGCTCTTGGTGCTGATGTGCTAGTGGCAGGTGAAGGGAGCAGACAATTAACAAACAGAGTACATTATCTGTACTTTAACAGATAAAGGCCAGATGGTCTTAAGTGGTCTGGAAAATATAAGACAGGGAGGGGGTAAGGAGTGTTAAGGACAAAAGGAGTGTTTGATCTTAAAGGAGGAGGGGGGGTGTGTCAAGAAAGGTTgtactgagaaggtgacatttgagcagagacctgaaggaggtgagggagggagccccTGGGACATGCcaagcagagggaatagcaagtgcaaggccctgaggtaggaaccTGCTAGTGTGCTTGAGGAGGCTGgtgaggctggagcagagtgaggaaggggagaggtgggTGATGCAGTCACAGTGGCAGAAAAGACTGTTACAAAATAATCCAGATAAAGGGCCCAGGGCTTGGCCCACACTtacagggaggggctggggggagagcaTTGTGCACCCATTTGAAGTAGAGGAATCTAACTCTATGCACTTGGCCACAGTGATTTTACCACTTTCCTCCAAGGAGTATATGATGAGGGAAACACTGGCCAGGTAGGACTCAGGTGGCACATGGGTCCCCAAGGTGGCTACACCCTCCCTTTGGGTTTTCCATGGCCACTCTGCAAATGTACCTTGTGCTCCTGCTTCAAAATCTCACTCTACATAGGACATTGGCCACATTCTTCAAGAAGCAAAGTATATAGAGTCGCTGGAATGCAGTGGGTGCTCAGTTAATGTTCATTCCCCAACCTGGGCAGTGCCTTAGGACCTGGAGTAATGAGATATGGGTGGTGCCTCTCCAGGGAGCAGCTAGCCACAGTGGGGCCCAGACAGGCAACCTGACCCAGGGCGGAGGAGGCAATTGCTCCCAACCCAATCCACCTCATCTCACCAGCCTGCACAGTcaagaaaggcttcctggaagaagcaaCATGAGCCGTGATTTAGTGCCTGTCCTGACCTAGCAGCTGACCTGACCAAGGCCACAACCCCTGAAGACTCAGGGTGTTTAATCTCTGCTCTACGTCCctgagctgtgtgacttcagacatgggcctcccctctctgagcctcagtttctctgcaaaatgggaggGATTCCTCCCTACCCCCCCAACAACTCCCATGTGGACCCCAGCCCCATTTCTCACAGGAACCACCCACCCTACTCGCCCCATTTCCCTCCTACCTCTCAGGCCACTGCTCACTTCCCTGCTCTCTGCTCAGTTCTGGTTTCGGCTTGCTCTTCTCTGGGTTCAAATGTCAGCTCTGTAGTGTCcaggctgtgtgaccccaggcaagctttaagcctctctgggcctctgcttccacatctgtaaaatgggatcataacAGCACCTAAGTCGGGGTTGTTGTGACAATGACACAATGGCTACATAGAAGCGCTAAGCACGGTGCCAGGCATAGTACGTGCTTAGCTGTGGTAGCTGATGACATTCTTCTCAGCCTCTCCAAATGCTCCCCTCAGTGCTCTCTGTCTTGGCAAAAGGCCCTTGgtttccccccacctccacatcTGATCACTTATCAAGTCCACttcatcccctccccacctcttccaAATCAGTGGCCTCATCTCCATTCTAGGCCCCCCATCCATTCTAGGCCCCCCATCGTGGCTCGCCTGGACAGCTACAGTAGCTTCTTCATTGGTCTCCCTTCTTCCACCATTGCCCGTTCCTTGTCCGTGTTGTTCAGGGTAAGATCATAACTCCTTCCTaggcccctcccctggccccccaGAGGATCCATCCCCCACAGAGGGATCCTATTAAAACTAAACCCTATCACACCCCTCCCCTATTAAACCCTCCCATGGCTCCCTACTTCTCTCAGTATAAAATTCATTCTTCCCCATGTCTTCCAAGTTCCCTTCCCCTATTTCTTTCCCCCTTGCTCACTCggctccagccaccctggcctcctTGGTGTTCCTCAAACACCTGAGGGCCTTTGCCCTGGCTCTTCCCGCTACCTGGAATGCCTtccctgtatcttcacatggccaACTCCTCATCCTTCAGTTTCAGCTTGACCATCACCTCCTCAAGGAGGAGGAGGTctctgtatacaagagacccccCTAGTCACTCTCCCATACCGCCGCTGGAAATTACCTGGGTCATTTTTGCTGCTCTAGGAGGGCGGAGGTTCTCTGTCTGAattccagtgcctggcatgtagttgGTGCTCAAAAACCTGTAAAATGAACCAAACAGTTACCTACGTAAACCTTTCAACAGCCCCATGAGGAGTCTTTTCCCCATCCCACATTCatggatgtggaaactgagacacagagagcttaagtaacttgccaaaggtaCAATTCTGTGCGTAGAATCTCATGCTCTAGGCAACCAGCCCAAAGGGGCTGATCTTGGAGTCTCACCACCCATTAAGGCCAAAGGAAGAGCAATTTCCCTCACACTCAGCAGCTCCCCTCCACGCAGCCACCCCACCCTGAGCCCAAGGTCACCAGCCAGCACAGGACCCCTCTCTGCCCATGGCCTTGCCTCCTCCAGCCCAGCAAGAAACGAGGGAAGGGCAGGAAGCAGCAAGGGCACAGTGTCCAGCCTCCGGGAGGGCCTGGTCCCCCGCTTATCTCGCCCTGCTCGTACACTTTTCCAAGAAGTTCAGAGTCCGCTGTGGGCACTGCTGCAAATACAACAGTCCCTGGCCAGGCAGGAAGCTGGCGGGGACCAACCCAGCCCCTCTCTGGTCTCAGAGCCAACTCGCCTCCTCCAGTCCAGGCTGGATGGGCCTTGAGAACACAGCCTCATCTACATTAACATCCATCCCTCTCGGAATTGAGAAGATTAATCCTGAAGAGAAATTCTGCAAAATGCTGAACAGGTAGTGAACACTCAATCAAGAAGCTGTCAAAAggcaaatagggcttccctggtggcgcagtggttgagaatctgcctgccaatgcaggggacacgggttcgagccctgatctgggaagatcccacatgccgcggagcaactgggcctgtgagccacaattactgagcctgcgcgtctagagcctgtgctccgcaacaagagaggcagcgatagtgagaggcccgcgcaccgcgatgaagagtggccccccgcttgccacaactagagaaagccctcgcacaaaaacgaagacccaacacagccataaataaataaataaatttacaaaaataaattttaaaaaaagatttatattaaaaaaaaaaggcaaataattagCTCCAGGTCTCCAAGGACACAGACTGCCCAGAAACCAGGactctggggaaactgaggcatggcaTTTTGCCACTCATTTCAAGGAAAGAAGCCAGAACCACAGGTCCTGGAGTTGGATCCAGCTGCCACAAGTGTCCCCGAGCAGTGGgcatgttggagagggtgtggcaggTCCAGGCAGAAAAACATGTACTGAGAACCCTGAAGAGTTCCTGtgcagggctgccctgggcagGGGCCACAAGGAAGCCAGGACCGCCATCCCAGGCCATTgctcctatctatctatctatcattgcTCCTATCTAtccttttgtgtgtggtgtgttccTTAAAGGACAGCCAGAGCCCTGGAAGAGGTGGTCAACGGCAGAATGTGGGAGCCAAGTGCAGCTTTAGTCCTCAGAGTTCCCGCAGCGGCGGAGGTCTTTTATGGGGCTGAAGGGTCATCGGCCAAATTCGCCTCCTGGAGCTGGGGTCCCTGATGGGAAAAGTACCACTGGCGTGGAATCGCAAATGGACATATCCCCAGCAGAGATCTCTCCAGACGGCTGGGGGACCCCGAGGCCCATGGCGGCCCGAGCCCGGTCCCGCAAACCCTCGCAAGTCAGCCCGAAAGTCCTCCCGCCAGTCCGGCCTTACCTCACGGCGCGGACTAGGGCGACGGCAGCAGTGGCGGGACGGGAACCGGGGAGCGGCACGGCCATGGCCTGGGACCTGCTCGgttgcggcggcggcggcagcggcggtgCTTTGTCTCCCGGGCGGCCGCGCCGGCGCAGCCGCGGGAGAGCGCGGATCAGACGGAAGGAGGCGGGGGCAGCCGGACCGTCGGCGACCCACAAACTCGCCTCTTTAACCCTTCCCAACCAGCCCGAGCCGGATCCGCCCCCGCTTTCGTACCCCGCTCCCGGATTGGACAACCCGGCCCCGACCCACCCCCGGATTCGCCACACCCTGTGGGCCCGCCCTCGAAACCACTCTTAAAGGAACAGCAACCGGTTTAGGAATTCCCAGTGTCCTATTCGGGGAGAGAAGATTAGATCCCGGAGACTCCGCGCTCTCAGGGGTAGGGATAGGGAGCGAATTCGTCCAGAAAAACCATCGGGGTCCTGGGCGAGGCCACTCGCTGAAGCAAGCTCTAGGCTTGGAGTTCGAGCTCCTCCCTggctagggttgccagatttagcaaatttAACGCCCAgctaaatttgaaaaataactctGCTGAAAACGTGTGATTTATTGAAAAAAGATGAATACAGGACATTTCAGGCGTCATGACAAAGTCAATACAGGACTGTTCTATATGGACAGGATGCCTGGCAACCCTACCCCTGGCCCCAGGTGAAGAGGGAAAGTTCTAGAGTTGGGCAGgcttgggttcaagtcccagtaaGTCACATTTAATCACTGTGAGGCCTTAAAGAAATCAATCCACTTCTCTagccctctgtttcctcatctgtcaaataaaGACACTCATAGTATATAAAGTgcatggcacacagtagatgctctcAATAAGCAGGAATTGCTGTTCATTTTGTTCTATCCAAAATAACACAGTTCCACCTCCCTAGACCTGTCTTTACTTCCTGCTCTTGCTACCTCGTCCCCACCACCTTCCAGGACTCAATCACTGTCCAGTCCTGGCCTGAGAGCAGGAGAGAAACAGGACAGACCAGGATGATCTATTCATTCTACAGCCTCTCACTAAGCAcctttgtgtgccaggcactgtgccaggtgctgtcctTGAGTCAATCAACAAACAAATAAGATGAGATCTAGAAGTGATTCTCTCTAGGAAGACTATAATCCGTGGTAGTGGGGTAGAAAGACTGTGAGTGCAATTTTAGACAAAGTGGTCAGAGAAAGCTTCTCTgaggagcagagacctgaaggaggtgagggagggagccatgTTGATAACTGGGAGAAGgatgtcccaggcagagggaacagcaagtgcaaaggtcctgaggtgggaccATCTGAGCATGTTTGTAGAACAGGGAGGAGGCCAGTGGGGCTGGTGCCGATCGACCAAGTGGAAGAATAGTAGGAAACGAGGTTAGAGATGATTGGCAAAGCCAGGTTGCTTAGAGTCTTGTGGATCGTGGAAAAGATTTTGCTTTTACTCTGAGAGGAATGGAGAGTCATGGGAGGATTTTGAGCAAAGATGGGACATGCTCTGTCTTAGGTTCAACGCTGTTCCTAGCTGCTGTGGGGAGAATGGACTGTAGGGAGCAAGGGTAGAGGCCAGGAGACCAGGGAGGAGGCTCTTGCAGTAGGCCAGGTGAGTGATGATAGTGGCTAAGAGCAGAGTGGGGGCAGTGGAAGTGGAGAGAAGTGGTTGAATTCTAGAGCCTGCCTGATAGTGAAGCCAGGACAGAGGAAAGTAGGGCCAAGACCCATGGCATAGGGAGAGACAGATACATGATGATATCTGATATCATctgagcccctggatccagctgtaCCTGATGATGCCATAATTTCTTGGACAGGAAAGGCAAACTGGAATTTCCCCAAATCTGGGTGTTAGCCAGATAAGGAAAATGTCAGGCACATGGGCATTTGGTCCTTGGTGTGGGGAAAATTTCCCAGAAGTCTATGAGTCTTGGTTCTCAGAACCCCTTATACTGGAAGCAAGGGTTGACAGCGGCAAAAAAGGCAGAAATCTGAGACCAAGAGCCtggcatcttttctttcttttttttttttttttttggagtccttatcatttatttttttaattgaggtgaaattctcattttaaaaaattaagcattaaaaaaaattaagcattttaaagtgaacataatgtataacatggtgactagttgataacactgtattgtatgattgaaatttgctgagagagtagaatttacatgttctcacacacacacaaatatgggaggtgatggatgttaattaactagatgggaggAATCCTTTCATGATGTGTATGTATTTCAAATCATCACAGTGTATACTTTAAAtaccttacaattttatttgccaATTACACCTCgacaaagctgaaaataaagaaaaaaagatacagctcccaaattttaaaagtcaccagcaaaaaataaaataaaatgaacgaTTCAAGTACCATTTGATACATTCACAGTTTTGAACAACAACCAGCTTTACCTGGTTCCAAAGCGTGTCTGTCACTCCAAAGTACAACCCCACATCCATTAGCAATCACTGCCCATTCTCCCCTCTTGCCAGCCCCTGGcgaccaccaatctactttctgtctttatggatttatctattctggatatttcatataattggaatcatacaatatgtggccttttgcgTCTGGCTCCTTTtaattagcataatgttttcaaggttcatcagtGTTACTgcatttatcagtacttcattcctttatgattgaatagtattccattgtatggatgtaccatatttggtttatcctttcatctgtaatggacattaggttgtttccaccttttggctactgtgaatagggACAGTGATTCAGAAGGACTGGAAAGGGGAATTTGACAACTAGAACTGGGTTGTGGCTACCATTACCAATCCTGATGATTTACCTGCAAACCATGTCTCGAGTCTGTCACTCTCCATCTCGGCCACCATTTCCCCATCCCAAGCTACCACCATCTCTCTCTCAGCAGGATGTCGGCAATAGCCCTCTCTCGGGTCTCCCTTCTGTCACTCTGACCTCTGTGCCCTCCGAATCCATTCTCCACTGAGGCATCCTAGTAAAACTTAAGTCAAATCGAGTCATGGCACTCCATTGCTCAGAGCCTTTCTATAGCTCCCTACTGCCTCAGGAGCAAGTCCAAACTCCTCCCCTTGAGTGACAAGGCCCTATAGTCCTGGTCTCTAcctccccctccagcctcctCATGCATGGTTTCCTATCCCCACTCCCTCAGCTTTGGCCAGCTGCTTCTCTCTGTTCCCAGAATGCACCACgctctgggcctttgcacgtgctgatCCCCTTCCAGGGCTGGTGCTTCAAGCCTTCGCCCAGCCATCGCCCCTTCTGGGAAGGCATAtgaccccccaaccccaccctgcTGAGTCAAATGCCGTTGTTTCCTCCAATCAGTCATTCTTtcaaccagtatttattgagcactactCTTTCTGAGGCACCAGGGATACAAGCTAAAAAGACATACAAGTACATTCATGTTCGTAGCAGCACcgttcacagtagccaaaaggtggaaacaacccaaatgtccatcaacagaggagtgaataaataaaatatggtacatccatacaatggaatattactcagccataaaaaggaatggattaCAGATGCATGccacaatgtggatggaccttgaaaacatgatgctaagtgaaagaagccagttgcaAAAGGACCATATGCTGTGTGATTCCATGTGCATGAATTATCCGGAATAGAtaagtccatagagacagaaagcagatgggtTGTTGCCATGGactagggggaggggagaatgggaagtgactgGTTAGTGGGTACAGCGTTATATTTGGgggcaatgaaaatgttttggaactagatagaggtgatgattgcacagcatagtattaaatgccactgaactgttcactttaaaatggtgaattttatgtcgTGTAAGTTTCACCTCAATAAATTATCtggtaaaaatgaaagacaagggCTCCTGCCCTCCCTTACCAGAGAGGGAAAATATAAAGCAACATTTGTACGGTACATTAGGTGAAGTTAAGagtcaaggagaaaaatgaagcaggggaAGAGCATATGAATTGTGCATGAGGATGGTGGGGTTGCCATTTTAGCTAGGAGGGGCCAGGGAAGACCTCCTGGAGAAGCGGCTTTTCAGTAAAGACCTGAAGGAAATAAGGGCACAAGCCATGCAGATATCCAGAGGGAAAAGCactcctggcagagggaacagcaaatgcaaatgCTCGGAGGCAGGAAACATatcaaggaggccagtgtggctggagcaaagAGAGCGAGAGGAGAGGTGAGATCAGGGAAACCTGTGGGCTTTTCTCAGGAAGCTGAGGAAATGAGGTGAGGTGAGAAGGTACATGAGGTAGAAGAACCGGGAGAAGCCAACTGTAGGCAGCATACCTGGGTTTGATGGCTCTGCCTAACCTGTGAtaccccctcctcccaccaggaGAAGGTaggtccttgagggcagggaattttgtctgctttgttcactgcagcatctcTAGCTCCTGGCACAGTGTCCGGCACCTAGTAGGTGCTGGGTGACTGGGACGTGACTCGGCCTGAACCAGTCCTCCCAGGCAGGTGCCCGTAGGACCCGCCATCTTGCATCCAGATCTTGGGCTCCCAACCCTTTCCACTGATCCTTTCCCCCCGCCTCGCCACCTGCTGGGGAAGACAGTGGTCCAAGCTAGGGTCTGAGGCAGAGTTtccttccacagtggctgccccaCCGCAGAAGTGCGCAGGACCAGCCAGCCCCAAGAAGGAACTGAAATTGTCCTCCGCCACAAACACGTCAGCCCAGG
This genomic window contains:
- the PHETA1 gene encoding sesquipedalian-1, yielding MKLNERSLAFYATCDAPADNAGFLYKKGGRHAAYHRRWFVLRGNMLFYFEDAASREPVGVIILEGCTVELVEAAEEFAFAVRFAGARARTYVLAAESQAAMEGWVKALSRASFDYLRLVVRELERQLAAVRAGGGPAPPRRPRALPPKENGCAVWSSETPAAPSPRPGPEPPPLPPRRRASAPNGPLDSASFAQLHEWYGQEVRALRGQWLRSHAQP